One stretch of Eupeodes corollae chromosome 2, idEupCoro1.1, whole genome shotgun sequence DNA includes these proteins:
- the LOC129946521 gene encoding general odorant-binding protein 69a, with protein MDTKFMVFALLFFVNFTLNKAIEIPEHLKAHAKRLHDRCQKEIGVDEALIAQSNNGNLPNDRKLQCYIHCLFQKTGLIDENNIIHLEHMIEILPTEMQEIIERLISSCGTKHGADPCETAYLTVKCYFDADPENSMLI; from the exons ATGGATACGAAATTTATGGTTTTTGCACTTCTCTTTTTCGTTAACTTTACACTAAATAAAGCA attGAAATTCCAGAACACTTAAAGGCACATGCTAAGAGATTGCACGATAGATGTCAAAAGGAAATTGGCGTGGATGAGg CTCTAATTGCTCAAAGCAACAATGGGAACTTACCAAATGATAGAAAATTGCAGTGCTACATTCATTGTTTGTTCCAAAAAACTGGATTG attgATGAAAACAACATTATCCATCTGGAACATATGATTGAGATTCTTCCAACAGAAATGCAGGAGATTATCGAAAGATTAATTTCATCTTGCGGAACAAAAC ACGGAGCAGATCCTTGTGAAACTGCATATCTAACAGTCAAATGCTATTTCGATGCAGATCCTGag AATTCAATGTTAATATAG